The Acidobacteriota bacterium region ACGAGCCCGAGCGCCGGATGTACCGCAGTTTCCACTACGTCTTCAACGTCGAGCAGACTGATGGTCTCGAGCTGGCGCCGATCAGCGAACGACCGCCGGCCAGTTGGGAGCCGGCCGACGTGGTGCGGCAGATTGCGGCCGACACCAAGATCGAAATCGTCCACCAGGACGGCGACAAGGCGTGCTACCAGCCGTTTCGCGACCGGATCGTCATGCCGTTGCCGGACCAGTTCCACTCGCGGCTGGGCTACGAGCAGACGCTCCTGCACGAGTTGGCGCACGCGACGGCGCACCCCAGCCGTCTCGACCGGGAAGTGTTCCGCCAGTGGCTGAACGACCGCGAAGCGTACGCGATCGAGGAACTGCGTGCCGAGATCTCGTCGATGATGCTCGGCGACAGGCTACGGCTCGGCCACGAGCCGCACCACGGTCAGGCCTACGTCAAGTCGTGGATACGGGCGCTACGCAACGATCCGGACGCCGTGCGGCGTGCCGCCGCCGACGCAACCGACATCTGCGAGTGGCTGCTGCGCAACATCAGCCTCGGACAATCCACCAGCGAGGAACGTCTCGAGGCGGCTTGATGGAAGAACCCTCCAGAAAAAGCTTGCCCTGCACGCGACGCGGCAGAGCACGACCACGAGCGAGCAATCCGGGAATACGTCGTCTCGTCCCGTTGCTACCTGCGGGCGGCCCTCCCCCGAGCGCCGGAGTCGAGGTAGCGCAGCACGGAAGCCTTCGCGAAGCGCATGCGCTTGTCGAGACCGCGCAGGGGAGGGATCGGAAAGACCCCCGCCCGCAATCTTCGCTTGATGGTCGATTCCGAACATCGCAACACGCGCGCGAGTTCCCTGATCGTCAGTACGTCGGGTAGTGCTTCCAGGCCGTCGAGATCGTCGTTCGCCATGTATAAGAGGTACCGTCTCCACGCCACTCACCCAAGCGGTTACGATTTCGAAATCCAACAGAAGCTGGACGTGCGTCACTACGATCTCTGCGCCGCAACACCGGCGGGTTCCGGCGTGCGACTCCCGTGACATCACCGACGCCTCGCGCGGGCGTGTGCCGCATCACTACCCGGGATCACGCCGACGGGTAGTTGCTGGACTCACGCGGCCCCCTGGCGACGGCGACGCGCCCGGATTGACTCGCAGGCGGCGCCGACGCTCGACATGCGCAGTACCTCGGTCCTGCCGACGATACCCTTCACTTCGGCGTACGCCAGAGGCGTGGCAGGCGCCAACGAAACGAGACTCATGCGCGTCCAGGCCGACTGCCCTGGCCTTGTCCACGTCTCGGATAGCCACCAACGCCGCGCGCGTTCGCGCGGCACGATGCACCCGCCGATCCCGCTGACACGCGTTCTTCGCCCGGCGACTCCAGACCACTACCGGGTCGCCGGGCTCGCCTCGCGCATCCGCAGCAGCACTGCCTGAAAGCGCTACCGGCT contains the following coding sequences:
- a CDS encoding helix-turn-helix domain-containing protein, with product MANDDLDGLEALPDVLTIRELARVLRCSESTIKRRLRAGVFPIPPLRGLDKRMRFAKASVLRYLDSGARGRAARR
- a CDS encoding DUF1738 domain-containing protein, whose product is MPTRLEKYTAQFADRLLDAIEKGTAPWQKPWRPGEMSTPHNFNTAHEYQGGNLILLMATAAAMGYSDPRWGGFQQIRSAGGWVRKGEKGTLIMICRPSKRNPDEDADDEPERRMYRSFHYVFNVEQTDGLELAPISERPPASWEPADVVRQIAADTKIEIVHQDGDKACYQPFRDRIVMPLPDQFHSRLGYEQTLLHELAHATAHPSRLDREVFRQWLNDREAYAIEELRAEISSMMLGDRLRLGHEPHHGQAYVKSWIRALRNDPDAVRRAAADATDICEWLLRNISLGQSTSEERLEAA